The region CCGCGGCATCTTCGACCGCTCGTTCCGCGGTTGCTGGAAAGCCGCGACGCCGTCGTTCGTCAACTGGCGGCCCGGTCTCTGGTGGAACGGCCGGACAATGACACTATCGGGACACTCGGCAGGTTGCTGGATGACAGCCACCCCGATGTTCGCAACTATGTCCGCGAATCGCTGCTTTCGCTGGCCGGTCAGCCGGAATTCGACGCGGCTGTTCGCGACGAAGCGATGGCCGTTTTGACTTCGCAAAGCTGGCGAGGTCTGGAGCAGGCCGCTCGGCTGCTCGGTGAACTCGACCACAAGCCCGGTGCCGAAAGGCTTGTGGGGCTGCTGAACTTCGAACGTGCGGAGGTTCACGTAACGGCAGCCTGGTCGCTGAGTCAGCTTGCCGTTCGTGACACACTGCCCGGCATGGCGCAGTTCGCAACTTCCATCACCGACCGTTTTCCGGCGGACCCCGGCGACGGCGACCGCGAACCGCTGAGCCGCGGACACGACGCGTGCCTGTCTCATCTGTTTCAGGCGTTTGGAATGATGAAGTATTCACAGCCGGAACCGGTGCTGCTGAAATTTGTTCCTCGCCGCTACGACCTTGGACCGCGATCCCGCGGGGCGGCGATCTGGGCACTGGGACGGCTGCACGAAGACGATCCGCAGCCGGAACTGATGAAGCTTCTGGGGCAGCGAGTCGCCGACGACGGAGAGATCCCGTATCCGGAACCCGTCGAAGTCCGCGCCAACGCCGCCACCAGCCTTGGCCGCATGAAGGCGGCGGCGGCCATGCGAGCGCTGCGGCACGTGTATGGCAAAGATCCGCCGGGCGAACGCATCCGCGAGGCCTGCGGCTGGGCGATTGAACAGATCACCGGCGAAGATCTGCCGGAACTCGAAACGCGGCTGGTGTCTCCGCCCGATGCGTTCCTGCGTCCGATCGATCCCTGAGCCGCCGCGATTGTCAGGCCAGCAGTTCTTCAATGACGGCACCATGGTCGACCAGCCGCGTCGGGCGGTTTCCCCGGTCCGGAATCGTTGTTTCCGGTGCGATGCCTTTCAGGTGATACATCGTCGCCAGGATGTCTTCGGGGCTGACCGGACGATTCGCGACGAATGATCCGATGCTGTCCGTCGCTCCGACGACCGTTCCGCCGCGAATTCCGGCTCCGGCCAGCATCACGCTGTAGGCCTTCGACCAGTGATCCCGACCGCCGCCGCGGTCCATGTTGTTGATCTTCGGCGTCCGCCCGTGCTCCGTCAGACACAGCACCAGCGTTTCGTCCAGCATCCCGCGATCGTCCATATCCGTCAGCAGGCTGCTGACTCCCGCGTCGAACCCCGGCAGCAGTTCATTTCCCAGACGTTTGAAGTGATTGAAGTGCGTGTCCCAGGCCGTGTTGACGACTTTGTATTCGTCCCAGAAAACTGAGACCAGACGGCACCCGGCTTCCAGCAACCGCCTCGCGGTCAGTGCCGACTGGCCGAACAGATTCATGCCGTACTTTTCTCGAACCGACATGGGCTCCCGTCCGACATCCAGCGCATCATGAAGTTTGCTCGACGTCATCAGGGAATAAGCCATGCCCGCAAAGCGATCGAGACTTCGGCCGGCCATCTGTTCGCTCAGATGCCGGCGCTGGTCGTCAAGCTGATGCAGCAGACTTCGTCGGCGGTCCAGACGATCCAGCGTCAGGCCGTCGCGAAGCTGTGCGTCTTTCGAAATTCGCAACCGGCTTTCCGGAGTGATGCCCAAAAACGGATCGGCAACTTCCACATCCCTTAACTGATTGAAGAATGAAACTCGCGGCACTGACCGGGTGGCCTTCCCGTCGAATTCCGTCCAGACCGGGTTGTAGCCGTGGCCCAGAAACGAACCGTACGGTCCCGCTCGCCGCGAAAACGGTGCAAAGTTGCTGAACTGCCAGGGAAGCCCGATGTTTCGCGGCAGTTCCGGCCGTTCGCCCGTGCCGTCCCGGTCGGCAAGGTAATCCAGAACGCTGCCGAAGAACGGTCGGTGCCGTGTGTCGAACGGGTTTGTCTCACTGGAAAAATCGACGGCCGGGAATCCCGACAGCGTATACAGATTCGAATGATTGTTGTGGTCGTGAGTCATCGACCGGATGAGTGCCATCTTACCCGTCAGGCCGGACAGCTTCGGCAGCATTTCACAGATGAACGTGCCGGGGACCGCGGTGGGAATCGCACTCCACTGGCCCCGGATTCCTTCCGGCGCGTCGGGTTTCGGATCCCATGTTTCAAAGTGCGAAGCCGCGCCCTGCAGATACAGCAACAGGATATTCTTCGCCCGACCGAACGTCCGGTTGATTGAACCTTCTGCGGCTGACGCCGATTCCAGACGCAGAAGTTCGGGAAGAGTCAGGGCTCCGCCGGCAAGCGCACCGACCTGCATCGCGTCGCGACGACCGCACACAGGACCGAACGGGTTTGACGATCCGAGAATTCTGAGCATCGCATCGCTTCCTGAACACAAGTGTCCGCAACTGATTATGCCGCAACGGATGATCCGGGGTCAATGTGCCGCTGTGCGGTGCCGCGTGCCCCACCAGGCGCGGGCCCGTTCACCGACGCTTGCCGGGCTGCTGACCCGTCACCATAATCGAACGCCGTGAAAGATACCCCGCAACACACCGAATCTGTTTCTCTGTCGGACAGCAGGGCTGAGGACATCCGGACGTGGATCGTGACTGAGCTGGCAGGGGAACTGAATATTCCGCCCGAATCGATTCTTCCCGATCAAACGCTGCTGTCGCTCGGCATTGATTCGATCCGTGTTGTTGCGTTTGTGGCAAAGCTGGAAGAGCGCTGTGGAATTCGTTTTTCCGAAAACCCGCTGGACGATCACCCGACAATCACCGCGCTTTCGCAGCATGTCGCGAACCTGATGGGCGGCGCGGCCTGAAAGTCACGATGCCATCGACATGCCGCCCGCCAGGAATCCCGTGACGCATGTCGGCCAGCGACACTGACTCCCGATTTTCCTCAGCCGGCAGTGGCGGGCGCATTGGGCGCTTCGCGCTGCTGCTGACGGAACTCGTGCTGATCGCGGCCGTCGTCCATCTGTTCCGAATTGAAGAACGCCGTCACCTGCTTCCGGTGCTGTGCGCTTCAATCGCCGGGTTTTCCATCCACAGCTGGCTGCCGGTGACACAGCGGCTGCGGTTCTTTGCACTGCTTTCCGTGTCAATCGTGGTGCTGGTTCCCGGAATCGACGGCGGCGTCCGGACACTGGTCCTCGGCGGCTGCCTGATAGGGACCTTCTATCTGCCGATCAGTCGTATTCAGAAGGGATGCGTCCTTGCCGCGGCGACGATGGTTCTGGCCTTGGCAAGAGTCCGGTTTCCGATGCCGTTCTGGCCGATACTCGGTTCGATGTTCATGTTCCGGCTGTTGCTGTTTTTTGTTGAACAGCGAAACCAGTCCGTCAGACCTTCGCCTGCGTCGGTCGTTTCGTATTTCTTTATGCTGCCGAACGTCTGTTTTCCACTGTTTCCCGTTGTCGACTACCGGACGTTTCGTGACACATATTACGACTCCGACGAATGGGAAATTTACCAGCGCGGCGTCCGATGGATCGTCCGCGGGATGATTCATTTGGTGCTGTACCGGTTCGTCAAAGCGAATCTGATTCCGGAACCTCACGAACTGCACGACGTGCGTCGCATCGCGGTTTTCATGGCGACGAACTACGCGCTGTACCTGCAGGTTTCCGGTCAGTTTCACCTGATCACCGGCCTGCTGCATCTGTTCGGCTTCAATCTTCCGCGAACGCATCATCTATACTTCCTGGCATCGAGCTTCAGCGACATCTGGAGAAGGATCAACATCTACTGGAAGGACTTCATGACGAAAGTGTTCTTCTTTCCGGCGTTCTTCGCGGTGCGCCGGCGCGGTTGGTCCGTCAGAGCGGCGATCGTCGTGAGCGTCCTGTGCGTGTTTGTCGCCACCTGGCTGCTGCATTCCTGGCAGACGTTCTGGCTGCGCGGCCGATTTCCGGTGACGATCAACGATGCCTTTCTGTGGCTGGGTGTCGGCTGTTGTGTGGCGGTCAACGCACTGTTCGATGCTCAGCGCGGCGTCGAACGGAATCAATCCGGCTGGCTTGCGGCGGTCAGCGTTTCGTGGCGAACCGTCGGCATGTTCGTTCTGGTCAGCCTGTTCTGGGCCTGCTGGACGAGACCCGGATTTCTGTCAACGATCATCGAAGCCGCTGACCGGCCGGACTTCAGCAACGGACTGGTCGTGGTGGCGCTCTGGCTGCTGGCCGCTGTCGCTGTCATGACGGCTGTGAGAGTCGTCGGACAGCGACTGTGGCGATTTCCGTCGCCATGGCCGGCATTGAGCTTCCGGGATTCTGCCCGGCTGCACATCTCAGGTTTGGCAGTGGTTCTGGTGCTGGCGTCGCCGTGGTTCAGCAGACTGCTGAGTCCCGAAGTCGCGCGGACATTGGCCGACTTTCGAACGGACGCGGCCGCACAGGAATCCGCGCGCGGGCAACTGATGAGTTACTACGAAGATCTGAACGAAGCGGAGACTCAGGCGGGACCGCTGATTCGTGCCTTTTCGCCACAGGACGAAACTCGCCGCGCGCAGGCCCGCGGCTTCGAACAGGTTTCCCGCGCGACCGATGAGTACCAGGAAGTTGAACTCGTGCCGGGAATCTCAACGGAACTGGATGGTGCCGCGTTTTCCGTCAATCAGTTCGGAATGCGGGACCGCGATTCGATCACGCTGCACAAACCTGTCGACACAGGGCGAATCGCGATGGTTGGTTCCAGCATCGTCATGGGCTACGGCGTGGCAGACGACGAAGTTTTCACGCGGGTCTTTGAAGAAGAACTGAATTCGACCGGGCGATTCGGCAGCCGGCGGGTGGAAGTTTTGAACTTCGGAGTCGGCAGGCAGTGGGCGATTCATCGACTGGTACGCGTCCGGAGAAAAGTGGTCGCCTTCGAACCGGACGCGATGTACTACGTCGCTCATCAGGACGAATTCAACGAACTGACCGGCCATGCGTCCAGGCTGATTGCCGCCGGACGGGAGCTGCCTTCCGGACATCTGCAGCACGTCGCCGTCAATGCCCGCGTTTCGTCCGACATGCCCGCGGGAGCGATTCAGAGCCGCCTGCTTCCCTTCACTACGGACCTGCTCGCCGCGGCGTATCGCTCAATCGTCGAAGAATGCGGCAGCCGCGGCATCGTGCCGGTCTGGGTGTACATTCCGATGCCGGGCTCGCTGGCGGAAGATCCCGGTGACCAACTGACGGAACTGGCCGAAGACGCCGGCTTTGTCGTTTGTCGACTTTCCGACTGGACGAACGGCGAAGACATCGACGGGCTGTTCCGATCGACCGACGAACATCACCCGATCGCGAAGGGACACCGGCTGATCGCCGAAGCTCTGGCGAAAATGGCGGAGACTATTCCCGCAATGCTGCCCGATCGGTAAACGCCCGAATTTCGCACGCAGTTCTGTTGGAACAACCGAACCCCGGGTTCGCCGAAAAATCAGAGTCCGGCGCGTGCGTCAAGGGAGCATTCAGATGTCGACTTTGGGCTGTTTTTTGAACGGAGCGGGTGTGTCAGGATTGGCGATCTGCCTGGAACCCAGCCGGGCGGCACCGGCTTTCGTTGCCGAGGAACCCTTGAGTTTGAGTTCGGTGATGCAGTGAACGTCGGTCAGCCTGTCCAGCCCCGCGTCTGTCACTGCCGTCTCGGTGACATCCAGAACGACCATCTTCTGAAAGACCCCGCCGTCGGCGAGCTGACTGAGTTGATCGTCAGTGATCGTCGACTTGCTGAGCACAAGCTGAAAGACGGCATCCTTCGCCGCGACTTCGGTAATGGATTCGATCAGGTCGTCGGAAATCTCAGCCCCGGACAGATCAACCAGCCAGCCGGTCATTTCGAAGCCGAACATCCGTTTCCCTTCCTTTGAGGCGGTTCCTCCGGCTTCGGCAATGAGATCGCTGAATCCCTGCTGCTTCTGCTTCGCCAGCTCATATTCACTGGGACCGTAGTAGCTTCCGCCGCAACCGGCCATGACGGGCAGGGCAAGGATCGACAGCATCGTGATCCGGAAGGCCGTCGCCGACGACAAACGCATCTGTTCACAAAACATTTCAATTCCACCAATCAGGGAACGCAGATCAGAAGGCGCGGTGTCACCACGTTTCGCGGCGAGGCGTCATTTCGATCCGCTGGTGAATGTGTGAGCCGAAGGAGAGCAATTTCGCCGACTGGCAGCCGTCAGAATTCGCCGATGACATTCCCGTCCTGAATGGAACCCAGGCTGTGGTAGATGCCCTTGTCGTTTCCTCCGCTGGGGTCATCGTCCCATTCCACGTTTTCGCTGATGAAACGAACAGACCCGTCCGCCAGCAGAAACTGAGCACCTCCCGTGTGTTCGCTGCTGAATGCGATCAGCGGATCGTCAACGGCGGTGGTGCTGGACTGATCGCTGAACTTGCCGGAGTTCATCTTGAATTCCGTCTTGCCGACAAGACACCAGACGTTGGTAATGCCGTCGCAGGTCAGTTCCTGGCCGGCCCAGACACCGGCCCAGTGTCCCCGTTTGCTGCCCCGTTCTCCGACGATGATCGTGTTTGACGTTCCGTCGGTAATATCGCGCAGCCCGATTTTCCGGTTGTTACCGCTGTCGAAAACACCGTCATTGTCACGGTTGCCGTTGCAGCCCATGTAGTTGGATTTCGCAAACATGACTGTCTCGGGCAGAATCATGCCGACACATAACCCGCCGCCGCTTTTCTGCAGGAACGGCCGGTTTCGATTGATCGATTCCTCCGGATCGCTGGGACAAATGAACGCCGGCAGGCCGGTCACCAGCATCTTGCGCCGCACGGGATCGTTGGCAGCCTGTTCGAAAGTATCCGGCCCCACGTTCAGTGCGTTCCAAAGGGGCGCCTGATCCAGGAAGGGCATGATCATCACCGACCAGGCCCACTGGGAATTGATATTGCCGCCCGGCGACTTGTCCAGGTAGCTGGCCGCGGGAAACAGGCCATGCACATCATGATAATTGTGCAGCGCCAGACCCATCTGCTTCAGATTATTCCTGCACTGAGTGCGGCGCGCCGCTTCGCGCGCCTGCTGCACGGCCGGGAGCAACAGAGCAATCAGGATCGCGATAATCGCGATCACCACCAGCAACTCTATCAGCGTGAAACCACGGCGAGTTTGTGTTGCTCGAAACATGGAACAGTCTCCATCGACGAAGGGAGAGGAACGGAGTGAAAAGGATGATCGACGGCTACACAGCCCGGAATCGGCCGACGAAGTGTGCGGCAGACAGGCCCGAGCCTGAATATCAAAGATACCGTAGTCCGCACGGGCGGTCCAATACCAGGAATTGCGGAATCCGCGACACCTGCTGCTTGCCGGCGATACCGCTATTGTCCTCCAGCCGGCTCCGAGTTCTGACGGAACAGCGATTCCAGCGTGCCGGCCGAGTACAAATTCCGCAGTTCGACGCGTTTGAGTTTCCCGCTGCTTGTCCGGGGAATAGACGCAGGCCGCAGCAGCAGGATGTCGGCCGGACTGATTCCGAACCCTTCCGTCACCAGGTGCCGCAGCTTCGACATGACAGATTCGGGACTGCTGAGATTGACGGCCGTTCGCCGCAATTCCGCGGCAATGACAAGCGATTCCTGGCCGTCCACGTCCACACCAAATGCGGCGATGCCGCCGGGTTCGACAGTATCGTGAGCCTGACTAATGTGTTGTTCAATGTCATCCGGATACAGGTTTCTGCCGCGAACGATGATGATTTCCCTGGTTCTTCCGGTAACGAACAACTGCCCTGCGGAAACAAAACCCAGGTCTCCCGTCCGCAGATACCGCTGCGATGTTCCGCCCGGCGTCAAGGCGCGCAACACTGCTTCACTGGCCGCCGAATCATGAAAGCAGCCATCCGTCACGGATGCACCGCTGAGAAAGATTTCACCGACATGTTCGTCATCCAGCGGACACAGCGAAACCGAATCCAGAATCATCACGCGGCAGCCGTCGATCGTGCTTCCACTGCCGACCAGACGAATCGTGTCGGCATCTGACTTCGGGGGTAACACCAGGTTGTCGCCCAGCGCGGAAACGCTGACGCTGCGAATGACGGGATCGCTTTCCGCGGGCCCTCCCGTCGCCAGCAGAGTCGCTTCGCCCAGTCCGTAGCAGGGAAAAAATGCCGACTTCCGAAAACCGGCGGCGGCGAACTTTTCGCTGAACCGATGCAGTGTCTGTTCACGAATTCGTTCGGCACCGATGTAGGCAACTCTCCACGAGGACAGATCGATGTTCCCGATTTCGTCAGCCCCGCATTTTTCGAAGCACAGCCGATAGGCAAAGTCAGGCCCGCCGCAGATGCCGGCTTGATGCTCGGAAATCAGCCGAAGCCACATCGCCGGATTCAGTACAAAATCTTCCGGCTGCAGGCACCACGTTGTGTTTCTCGTGAACAGTGTTTCCAGGTAGCTGCCGACGAGTCCCATGTCGTGGTAGTGCGGCAGCCAGGTGACGCCGATGTCGCCGCCGGTTCGAATTCCCATTGCGCGGCGGATCATTTCCGCATTCGCCAGCAGATTATCGTGAGACACCTGCACACCTTTCGGTCGCGCGGTCGAACCGGACGTGTACTGCAGAAACGCCGTCTCGGAACCTCGCGACGCTTCGATCGCCGCGCAACCCGGATTGCCTCGCCAGTCGTCCGGTGTAATCACCCGCAGACCATCGAACCAGGGATGCCGGTCTGCCCGGCGCTGCAGCAGATCAGCCGTCCTGCTGTCGGTCATCAGAACCGCCGGCGAGCAGTCGCGGCAGACCTGCCGGAGCATTTCGCTGCTGCGGTTCAGATTGGGAATGTTCACGGGAACCGCGATCACGCCATGAGCAAGGCAGCCGAAGAACGCTTCCCAGAACGCTGAGCCGGTCGGAAACATCAGCACAGCACGATCGCCCCGACGCGCATGAAGCGCCAGCACATAAGCCGCCGCGCGCGCGTGTGACGCCAGATCGCCATACGTCAGTGTCTCAGCCGGGCGCGATCGCGTTTCCGGAAAAACAAACAGCCGCTTGTCCGGCGACTGAGCGGCAGCTTCTTCCAGAATCGTACTGAATGATGGCATGAAAATCGGTCAAAGCCGCAGCGCGGCACGCTGCGCAGGGCAGCTGGTCATTCCCGCGGCATCGCCGGCGAATGCGATCTCATCCACATCTCCCTGCTTCCATGTTGCCGCCGCCTTCGCGCGAAGTCGGATTAGATTACGCCAGCAGTCCTTCCACGACTCGCCCGTGAACGTCGGTCAGACGGAAGTCCCGGCCGGAATGGCGATAGGTCAGGCGAGTGTGGTCGATTCCCATCAGGTGCAGCATCGTGGCGTGCAGGTCGTGGACATGCACGCGGTCTTCGACGGCATGAAGTCCCAGTTCGTCCGTGTTGCCGAACATGGTGCCGGGCTTCACACCGCCTCCGGCAAGAAACATGCTGAAGCCGGTGTTGTGGTGATCCCGGCCGGCCTTTGTTTTGTCGTCGTCCTTGCCGATTTCGGAATACGGCGTGCGGCCGAATTCTCCGCCCCAGACGACCAGCGTATCTTCCAGCAGACCTCGCTGCTTTAAATCTCGAATCAGCGCCGCCGAAGCGCGGTCACTGTCGGCACAAAGTCGTTGGTGAGACTTGTTGTTGTTGGAATGCGTGTCCCAGGGCTGCTTGTTTTTCGAATCGACGTAATACACCTGAACGTACCGCACGCCGCGTTCGACCAGGCGGCGAGCCAGCAGGCAGCTTTGGCCGAACAATGTGTCGCCGTAGGACGATCGAGTCGACTGCGTTTCCTGCTGAACATCGAACGCGTCTTCGGCACTGCGCTGCATCCGAAACGCCAGTTCCATCGAATTGATCTGTGCTTCCAGGGGCTGTTCGTTCTGGCGCTGTTCGGCGTGTCGGCGATTCAGTAGCTGCAGCAGGTCAAGCTGTTTGCGCTGCTGTTCGCGAGTCAGCAGCGGGTTGCGAATGTTGGCGACCAGCTTGTCGACGGCCAGGTCATTGGTGTCGACGGAGACTCCCTGGTTCTCGCCGGGCAGGAAGCTGTTGGACCACAGGTGCGGGCCGACGACCGGAATTCCCGGTGAGAGTGCGACAAACGACGGCAGGTTTCGGTTCTCCGCGCCCAGACCGTAGGACACCCACGAACCGATGCTGGGACGCACCGGCTGCTGGTGGCCGGAATGCATCAACAGCAGACCGGGTTCGTGATTGGGAACGTCGGTGTGCATGGAACGCACGACGCACAGTTCATCCGCCAGCGTGCTCAGGTTCGGCAGCAGCTCACTCATCACAACGCCGCTGTCTCCGTGTGGCCGAAACCGAAACGGTGACGGCATGAATCCCGCCGTTTTGGTGACGCGATCCTTCTTCTTTTCGGGAGGCAGACCTTCGTGAGTCTTCAGGGCGGGCTTCGGGTCGAACGTATCGACGTGCGACGGTCCGCCATTCATGAACAGAAAAATCACCCGTTTGGCTCGCGCGGCATAGTGCGGCTGCTGCGTCGGCTGCGACTCGGCGGCCAGCAGTCCCCGAGCCGCCAGCCAGCCGAAACCGGCCCCGGCCGACTGCAGCATCGAGCGCCGGCTGACGTGCGACGTTGCGAGTTCACGAATCCCTGAGGCAATCTTTGTGGTGGGTCTGTTCATGATGACTCCGCGTGGTTTGTCGTCCGCGATTGCGTTTTTGTCGGAGTTGTGGGGAGGGTTTTAATCCAGCCACCAGAATTCGTTGCTGACCAGCAGCGAATGTGCCAGTTGCTGCAGTCCGTCGTCCGGGCGTTCCGTGAGGAATTCAGCGGCGGCGCTGCGTTCTTCGGTATCAGGCTGTCGCTGCAGTGCAAGTTCAAACGCGGCGTCGACGAAGGCGGCAGCATTCGCGTCCCCGGCTCGCTGCCGGATTCGTTCCGCAAAGACTTCCGCCTGCTTCTGCATGAACGGGCTGTTCAGCAGAAACAGCTTCTGCAGCGGAGTATTCGTTTCAACACGTTTCGCCGCGTGGACATTGGCATCGGGGAAGTCGAATCTCGCCAGCAGGGGATTCAACTGAAAGCGGCTGATTTCGGAATACACCGTGCGACGAGTCGCCTCGGGGTCATCGGCCCTGACGGAAGTTCCGCCGATCGTTTCATCCAGCCGACCGGTGACCTGCAGGACTGCGTCGCGCCAGGCTTCGACCGAAAGTCGTCGCCGCGGGATTCGCCACAGCAGGGCATTCTGAGCGTCGGACTGCAGCGCGGCGTCGCTGATGTCGGACGATTTCTGGTATGTTTGTGAAAGGACGATCTGCCGGTGCAGCCACTTCAGACTCCAGCCGTTCTGCATGAACCGAAACGCCAGATCGTCCAGCAGTTCCGGGTGAGTCGGCGGTTCGCCGAGCTGACCGAAGTTGCTGGGAGTGCCGACGATGCCGCGTCCGAAATACTGCCGCCAGATGCGATTGACGATCACGCGCGCAGTCAGCGGATTCGCCGGATCGGTGATGGCTTCCGCCAGTCCGGTTCGTCCGCTATCGCCTTCAAACGTGCGCCGGTCGCCGGGAAACGCCACGGTCAGGAAACCACGCGGCACAACGTCGCCCTTATTGTTGACGTTGCCGCGAATCATCACATTCAGATCCTGAGGCTTGCCGTCGCGGACGACGTGCATGGCTTCTCCGGGATCCTTCGCCGTGCCGTCGTCATTGGCTTCCTTGCCGTCCATCGCCTTATTGAACATGTCGGTTCCGGCGAAGATTCCCGCCAGAGCGTAGTAGTCTTCCGTGGGGATCGGATCGTATTTGTGATCGTGGCACCGGGCGCAGGCGACCGTCAGGCCCTGCAGTCCTCGAGCCACCACGTCGACACGATCTTCCAGTTCTTCGGCCATCACTTCCGGATCGCCGCGGTTGTAGTATTTCGGCCCCAGCCCGATAAAGCCCAGTGCCGCCTGCGATTCCGAATCGTCGGCGGCGATCAAGTCCGCGGCCAGTTGCAGCGACACAAACCGGTCGTACGGCATGTCGTCGTTGAGAGAATTGATGACCCAGTCACGGTATAGCCATGCGTTCGGATAGAACAGCGCCTTGTTGTCGCCGACGATATGTGCCTGATCTTCGGCAAAGCGAGCCACATCCATCCAGACGCGAGCCCAGCGTTCGCCATACCGCGGCG is a window of Planctomycetaceae bacterium DNA encoding:
- a CDS encoding HEAT repeat domain-containing protein codes for the protein MIAKIPEFISKPARAAVPAIAALLALCAESVPAGVPQLPSIMDHDPELPRQHIVRHVPAHWKQLWREALAGQEEDLRREAAAAVLREHQRGCPDVDDMGPDLLNALSLSSHSAVRQTIAEALIELDFREAAGALSELAAAGGTAESLLVEPALGSWGYNPINDVWLTRLNDARSATPQRLMLAIEGVLATGDVRAGDALRLLALDRGNTAAVRLAAAQSLGRLRSDGLTGDARLMAESSVGRGIVDRLVAANLLLTHSSDDARELMLQLAVDDQPAVAAIVLRRLLELEPRHLRPLVPRLLESRDAVVRQLAARSLVERPDNDTIGTLGRLLDDSHPDVRNYVRESLLSLAGQPEFDAAVRDEAMAVLTSQSWRGLEQAARLLGELDHKPGAERLVGLLNFERAEVHVTAAWSLSQLAVRDTLPGMAQFATSITDRFPADPGDGDREPLSRGHDACLSHLFQAFGMMKYSQPEPVLLKFVPRRYDLGPRSRGAAIWALGRLHEDDPQPELMKLLGQRVADDGEIPYPEPVEVRANAATSLGRMKAAAAMRALRHVYGKDPPGERIREACGWAIEQITGEDLPELETRLVSPPDAFLRPIDP
- a CDS encoding DUF1501 domain-containing protein; translated protein: MLRILGSSNPFGPVCGRRDAMQVGALAGGALTLPELLRLESASAAEGSINRTFGRAKNILLLYLQGAASHFETWDPKPDAPEGIRGQWSAIPTAVPGTFICEMLPKLSGLTGKMALIRSMTHDHNNHSNLYTLSGFPAVDFSSETNPFDTRHRPFFGSVLDYLADRDGTGERPELPRNIGLPWQFSNFAPFSRRAGPYGSFLGHGYNPVWTEFDGKATRSVPRVSFFNQLRDVEVADPFLGITPESRLRISKDAQLRDGLTLDRLDRRRSLLHQLDDQRRHLSEQMAGRSLDRFAGMAYSLMTSSKLHDALDVGREPMSVREKYGMNLFGQSALTARRLLEAGCRLVSVFWDEYKVVNTAWDTHFNHFKRLGNELLPGFDAGVSSLLTDMDDRGMLDETLVLCLTEHGRTPKINNMDRGGGRDHWSKAYSVMLAGAGIRGGTVVGATDSIGSFVANRPVSPEDILATMYHLKGIAPETTIPDRGNRPTRLVDHGAVIEELLA
- a CDS encoding acyl carrier protein, with the translated sequence MTELAGELNIPPESILPDQTLLSLGIDSIRVVAFVAKLEERCGIRFSENPLDDHPTITALSQHVANLMGGAA
- a CDS encoding DUF1559 domain-containing protein, whose translation is MFRATQTRRGFTLIELLVVIAIIAILIALLLPAVQQAREAARRTQCRNNLKQMGLALHNYHDVHGLFPAASYLDKSPGGNINSQWAWSVMIMPFLDQAPLWNALNVGPDTFEQAANDPVRRKMLVTGLPAFICPSDPEESINRNRPFLQKSGGGLCVGMILPETVMFAKSNYMGCNGNRDNDGVFDSGNNRKIGLRDITDGTSNTIIVGERGSKRGHWAGVWAGQELTCDGITNVWCLVGKTEFKMNSGKFSDQSSTTAVDDPLIAFSSEHTGGAQFLLADGSVRFISENVEWDDDPSGGNDKGIYHSLGSIQDGNVIGEF
- a CDS encoding fatty acyl-AMP ligase — encoded protein: MPSFSTILEEAAAQSPDKRLFVFPETRSRPAETLTYGDLASHARAAAYVLALHARRGDRAVLMFPTGSAFWEAFFGCLAHGVIAVPVNIPNLNRSSEMLRQVCRDCSPAVLMTDSRTADLLQRRADRHPWFDGLRVITPDDWRGNPGCAAIEASRGSETAFLQYTSGSTARPKGVQVSHDNLLANAEMIRRAMGIRTGGDIGVTWLPHYHDMGLVGSYLETLFTRNTTWCLQPEDFVLNPAMWLRLISEHQAGICGGPDFAYRLCFEKCGADEIGNIDLSSWRVAYIGAERIREQTLHRFSEKFAAAGFRKSAFFPCYGLGEATLLATGGPAESDPVIRSVSVSALGDNLVLPPKSDADTIRLVGSGSTIDGCRVMILDSVSLCPLDDEHVGEIFLSGASVTDGCFHDSAASEAVLRALTPGGTSQRYLRTGDLGFVSAGQLFVTGRTREIIIVRGRNLYPDDIEQHISQAHDTVEPGGIAAFGVDVDGQESLVIAAELRRTAVNLSSPESVMSKLRHLVTEGFGISPADILLLRPASIPRTSSGKLKRVELRNLYSAGTLESLFRQNSEPAGGQ
- a CDS encoding DUF1501 domain-containing protein, giving the protein MNRPTTKIASGIRELATSHVSRRSMLQSAGAGFGWLAARGLLAAESQPTQQPHYAARAKRVIFLFMNGGPSHVDTFDPKPALKTHEGLPPEKKKDRVTKTAGFMPSPFRFRPHGDSGVVMSELLPNLSTLADELCVVRSMHTDVPNHEPGLLLMHSGHQQPVRPSIGSWVSYGLGAENRNLPSFVALSPGIPVVGPHLWSNSFLPGENQGVSVDTNDLAVDKLVANIRNPLLTREQQRKQLDLLQLLNRRHAEQRQNEQPLEAQINSMELAFRMQRSAEDAFDVQQETQSTRSSYGDTLFGQSCLLARRLVERGVRYVQVYYVDSKNKQPWDTHSNNNKSHQRLCADSDRASAALIRDLKQRGLLEDTLVVWGGEFGRTPYSEIGKDDDKTKAGRDHHNTGFSMFLAGGGVKPGTMFGNTDELGLHAVEDRVHVHDLHATMLHLMGIDHTRLTYRHSGRDFRLTDVHGRVVEGLLA
- a CDS encoding PSD1 and planctomycete cytochrome C domain-containing protein; the encoded protein is MKRLSHVLVACALILAGSARPSTAQDSAQNTDDAARFFESKIRPVLVEHCYQCHSAESETLQGGLRLDTKKSLRTGGDSGPAIDADKPADSLLLSALRYDGFEMPPDAKLPDSVIHDFEAWVAAGAFDPRTSDDSPAATSAKEIDIEQGRQFWSFQPPRRSTELDEAKVADSARIDILVRRRLAEAGISPNASASREALIRRLSFDLIGLPPTFEQVREFAAEDSGITVEMLVDRLLDSPRYGERWARVWMDVARFAEDQAHIVGDNKALFYPNAWLYRDWVINSLNDDMPYDRFVSLQLAADLIAADDSESQAALGFIGLGPKYYNRGDPEVMAEELEDRVDVVARGLQGLTVACARCHDHKYDPIPTEDYYALAGIFAGTDMFNKAMDGKEANDDGTAKDPGEAMHVVRDGKPQDLNVMIRGNVNNKGDVVPRGFLTVAFPGDRRTFEGDSGRTGLAEAITDPANPLTARVIVNRIWRQYFGRGIVGTPSNFGQLGEPPTHPELLDDLAFRFMQNGWSLKWLHRQIVLSQTYQKSSDISDAALQSDAQNALLWRIPRRRLSVEAWRDAVLQVTGRLDETIGGTSVRADDPEATRRTVYSEISRFQLNPLLARFDFPDANVHAAKRVETNTPLQKLFLLNSPFMQKQAEVFAERIRQRAGDANAAAFVDAAFELALQRQPDTEERSAAAEFLTERPDDGLQQLAHSLLVSNEFWWLD